Proteins encoded together in one Etheostoma cragini isolate CJK2018 chromosome 11, CSU_Ecrag_1.0, whole genome shotgun sequence window:
- the LOC117953120 gene encoding uncharacterized protein C2orf80-like isoform X1 — translation MEARQLKKEVEALIGDYIGQKLRETSFDPKGKGTSSTLDELAHYDLAISVALWWLDKEEGRDMLDGDIFGATSSSGSAQYPNRLERKAMILSSFAGIIMNSLPVEEILALYRCKPAASYPNQKGPIVYPFTLSYHPFAMLGSYKAVYHSKKQSQKLKRWLSEREKASALPGQVSVHSSSSSSSSSHSFLSDNSDRGEERAEHYEGSLESLHD, via the exons ATGGAGGCAAGGCAGCTGAAAAAAGAGGTTGAGGCGCTTAT TGGTGATTACATTGGGCAGAAACTGAGAGAAACATCTTTTGATCCAAAGGGGAAGGGGACCTCCTCAACGCTGGATGAACTG GCTCACTATGACCTGGCCATTAGTGTTGCCCTTTGGTGGTTGGACAAAGAAGAGGGACGGGACATGCTTGATGGAGACATCTT TGGAGCAACAAGTAGCTCAGGAAGTGCCCAGTACCCTAATCGCTTAGAACGAAAGGCCATGATTCTGTCATCATTTGCTGGGATAATTATG AACAGCCTTCCGGTGGAGGAAATCCTGGCTCTGTACAGGTGTAAACCAGCTGCTTCATACCCTAACCAGAAG gGCCCAATTGTGTACCCCTTCACTCTATCCTACCATCCGTTTGCTATGCTTGGCTCTTACAAGGCGGTGTACCACTCCAAGAAGCAAA GTCAAAAGTTGAAAAGATGGCTGTCTGAGAGGGAGAAAGCTAGTGCCCTGCCTGGACAAGTTTCAGTGCactcatcttcatcttcctcctcctcgtctcaCTCCTTTCTCAGT GACAACAGTGATCGCGGGGAGGAAAGAGCTGAGCACTATGAAGGTTCACTGGAGTCTCTGCACGACTGA
- the LOC117953120 gene encoding uncharacterized protein C2orf80-like isoform X2 codes for MEARQLKKEVEALIGDYIGQKLRETSFDPKGKGTSSTLDELAHYDLAISVALWWLDKEEGRDMLDGDIFGATSSSGSAQYPNRLERKAMILSSFAGIIMGPIVYPFTLSYHPFAMLGSYKAVYHSKKQSQKLKRWLSEREKASALPGQVSVHSSSSSSSSSHSFLSDNSDRGEERAEHYEGSLESLHD; via the exons ATGGAGGCAAGGCAGCTGAAAAAAGAGGTTGAGGCGCTTAT TGGTGATTACATTGGGCAGAAACTGAGAGAAACATCTTTTGATCCAAAGGGGAAGGGGACCTCCTCAACGCTGGATGAACTG GCTCACTATGACCTGGCCATTAGTGTTGCCCTTTGGTGGTTGGACAAAGAAGAGGGACGGGACATGCTTGATGGAGACATCTT TGGAGCAACAAGTAGCTCAGGAAGTGCCCAGTACCCTAATCGCTTAGAACGAAAGGCCATGATTCTGTCATCATTTGCTGGGATAATTATG gGCCCAATTGTGTACCCCTTCACTCTATCCTACCATCCGTTTGCTATGCTTGGCTCTTACAAGGCGGTGTACCACTCCAAGAAGCAAA GTCAAAAGTTGAAAAGATGGCTGTCTGAGAGGGAGAAAGCTAGTGCCCTGCCTGGACAAGTTTCAGTGCactcatcttcatcttcctcctcctcgtctcaCTCCTTTCTCAGT GACAACAGTGATCGCGGGGAGGAAAGAGCTGAGCACTATGAAGGTTCACTGGAGTCTCTGCACGACTGA